The Branchiostoma floridae strain S238N-H82 chromosome 17, Bfl_VNyyK, whole genome shotgun sequence genome has a window encoding:
- the LOC118404039 gene encoding kelch-like protein 22 produces MEEETVSLIVEDEEILVDKQALMNHSQYFRAMFSSGMREATQDSVVLHDVTVNVIRELLDFFRTGQLTLDQSTTQEILTTAIFLQMDDVINHAKVSLTVENASEMFAVAELHFLRDLEKATFQYLSRNYLQLLQSETYDRLTEEQQESVLSLRFGGKDTICTIGSYNKDVHLTEDTPRIMHLLDEKNGDWTPYCDVPSSFSTNACGVAVLHNYLFLTGGFTSFKSDQMQKASLCFDVLTNKWTPFPPMIELRANFAFVGLGNTLYAIGGNKLHGSSGTETKAINSVEAYDLRKGSWKKLEPLPTDMIRPCVAVCMEKIYITLSFDNGEKLYSLLQCTGQWRRVSTVRKSRFVFSMAAVDDTLYLIGGRPGDFTCYNVTTGQWSTLFKTYSEQYLDDCVALGDTVFMVSSNATQCYNVKSRLWDCYRIPGSPSNGYMRTRLINISQRNLEVDDEQCS; encoded by the coding sequence ATGGAAGAAGAGACGGTCTCACTTATTGTAGAGGATGAAGAAATACTTGTTGACAAACAAGCATTGATGAATCACAGCCAGTACTTCCGCGCCATGTTCTCTTCGGGCATGCGCGAAGCTACCCAGGATTCCGTGGTGCTACATGACGTCACGGTCAACGTCATCAGAGAATTGCTCGACTTCTTTCGAACAGGTCAGCTGACACTTGACCAGTCAACGACGCAGGAAATCCTGACGACTGCAATTTTCCTACaaatggatgacgtcatcaaccatGCCAAGGTCAGTCTTACAGTTGAAAACGCCTctgaaatgtttgctgtggcCGAATTACACTTTCTACGTGACCTTGAAAAAGCCACTTTTCAATATCTCAGTAGAAACTATCTGCAGCTGTTACAGTCTGAAACGTacgacaggctgacagaagaaCAGCAAGAATCTGTTCTGTCCCTCAGATTTGGCGGGAAGGACACGATATGTACAATCGGATCGTACAACAAAGACGTCCATCTGACAGAAGACACCCCTCGAATCATGCACCTGTTGGACGAGAAAAATGGCGACTGGACGCCATATTGTGACGTCCCATCATCTTTTTCGACTAACGCATGCGGGGTGGCCGTTTTACACAACTATCTGTTCCTCACCGGCGGTTTTACGTCATTCAAAAGCGACCAGATGCAGAAAGCGTCCTTGTGTTTCGACGTGCTAACGAACAAGTGGACACCGTTCCCACCAATGATAGAACTGCGAGCTAACTTCGCCTTTGTAGGACTTGGAAACACTCTCTACGCTATTGGCGGCAATAAACTGCACGGATCTTCTGGGACTGAGACTAAAGCCATAAACTCGGTAGAAGCCTACGATCTACGCAAAGGGTCGTGGAAAAAACTTGAACCTCTACCTACCGATATGATACGACCATGTGTAGCAGTTTGTATGGAGAAGATATACATAACGCTATCATTTGATAATGGCGAAAAACTCTACTCGCTGTTACAATGTACTGGACAGTGGAGGCGAGTAAGCACTGTTAGGAAAAGTCGCTTTGTCTTTAGCATGGCAGCCGTTGACGATACACTCTACCTGATTGGTGGGCGACCTGGAGATTTTACATGCTACAACGTAACCACCGGCCAATGGTCGACCTTGTTTAAAACGTATTCGGAGCAGTACTTAGATGATTGTGTGGCTCTTGGTGATACAGTGTTTATGGTGAGTTCGAACGCAACGCAGTGCTACAATGTAAAGTCGCGACTATGGGATTGTTACAGGATCCCTGGGTCTCCTAGCAACGGATACATGAGAACAAGGCTCATCAACATATCTCAACGAAATCTAGAAGTGGACGATGAGCAATGCTCTTAG
- the LOC118404346 gene encoding potassium voltage-gated channel protein Shal-like, whose product MAAFIPHQGRRVSRLPSIVGRYSPIRRPFCPTTEQRKVAGDERLVFNVSGHKYEVWRGALDAHPDTLLGRFDDREKFFNPDTNEYDLSTTPEMFKYILRFYTNGVLHFPKSDDIHFHTYLEEIEFFEIDPDEHMSHCCFEDYIDRKIQWDIAHRPKTVFVPETLREKLWQMVESPKANMSAQVFFYITCFFISLSVTATVMETLACEDVSNIGDPFKIARARHCRHVFFCIESACVVLFTAEYIIRLYASPNRSLYARSFMSVVDLVSIFPFYVGLCISEESNVQAVFDTLRVFRVFRVFKLCRSSPGMIMLAKTLKISASNLSSLCFALSMICLVFTTMMYYMEKTHNPEKFSSIPAVFWFTIITMTTVGYGDITPIGFIGKVLTGAWSIICVVILSFPLTILVDTFTAIRESAKARKEKMKQSHEEQTDESDDDDESL is encoded by the coding sequence ATGGCTGCATTCATACCGCACCAAGGGAGGCGTGTCAGTCGACTGCCGTCCATTGTGGGAAGGTACTCTCCCATCAGGAGACCGTTCTGCCCCACCACAGAGCAGAGAAAGGTCGCCGGGGACGAGCGGCTGGTCTTTAACGTCAGCGGACACAAGTACGAAGTCTGGCGGGGCGCCTTGGACGCCCACCCTGACACCCTCCTCGGGAGGTTCGACGATCGAGAGAAATTCTTCAATCCGGACACGAACGAGTACGACTTGTCGACGACGCCGGAGATGTTTAAGTACATCCTAAGGTTCTACACGAACGGGGTGCTACATTTTCCAAAGTCGGACGATATTCACTTCCACACGTACTTGGAAGAGATTGAATTTTTCGAAATCGATCCGGACGAACACATGAGTCACTGTTGCTTCGAGGATTACATAGATAGGAAGATACAATGGGACATTGCGCACCGACCAAAGACGGTCTTTGTTCCGGAAACGCTCAGGGAAAAACTGTGGCAAATGGTCGAGAGTCCCAAGGCGAACATGTCCGCCCAAGTGTTCTTCTACATCACGTGCTTCTTCATCTCCTTGTCTGTGACAGCCACTGTTATGGAGACGTTAGCGTGCGAGGATGTGTCGAATATAGGAGACCCCTTCAAAATAGCGAGGGCGAGGCATTGTAGACACGTCTTCTTTTGTATAGAAAGCGCCTGTGTGGTGTTGTTTACCGCGGAATATATTATAAGGTTGTACGCTTCGCCGAACAGATCACTGTACGCTAGAAGCTTCATGAGTGTTGTAGACTTAGTCTCCATTTTCCCCTTCTACGTAGGGCTGTGTATAAGCGAGGAAAGCAACGTGCAAGCTGTATTCGACACTCTAAGAGTGTTTCGCGTATTCAGGGTGTTTAAACTCTGCCGGTCGTCCCCGGGAATGATAATGCTGGCAAAGACTCTGAAAATCAGCGCGAGCAATTTGAGCTCGCTCTGCTTCGCCCTCAGCATGATCTGCCTAGTATTTACCACTATGATGTACTACATGGAAAAGACCCACAATCCGGAGAAGTTTAGCAGTATACCCGCGGTGTTCTGGTTCACCATTATCACCATGACGACGGTGGGATACGGCGACATAACGCCGATAGGATTCATCGGGAAGGTTCTAACAGGGGCGTGGTCGATCATCTGTGTCGTTATACTATCCTTTCCCTTGACTATACTCGTAGATACGTTCACGGCGATCAGGGAAAGTGCCAAAGCAAGGAAGGAAAAAATGAAGCAATCACACGAAGAACAGACTGACGAgtcagatgatgatgacgagTCATTGTGA
- the LOC118404344 gene encoding uncharacterized protein LOC118404344: MTDSRLLVKISNAASRLRHKDIVGIIAQGRRGLGAEREGSQTWGKAGPKERREMIQKEVRQREEELRRARAVGQGVQGAWTKWEGVRERRIAWKELFREPLKTTFLLKSVYDLLPTAVNLKRWGKTDEDRCVLCGKKGNLSHILSSCQVALSRGRYTWRHNQVLKVIVNALEEVRAENKGRPGKRFQPISFVKEGEKVKNIEKRHRDQPGIMSTAHDWVIQADIGKQLEFPKDIITTNLRPDIIMYSRRTKQLVLIELTVPWEDRVEEAQERKLQKYQELVTSCRERGWKTRNCPVEVGCRGFIAESMWRTLGFLGVVGKKRRDLTRKITETTQEASYWVWKQRESN; this comes from the exons ATGACTGATTCTCGCCTGCTC GTTAAGATTTCCAACGCAGCAAGTAGGCTGAGGCACAAAGATATCGTCGGAATCATAGCCCAGGGAAGGAGAGGGCTTGGAGCAGAGAGAGAAGGTAGTCAGACCTGGGGCAAAGCAGGCCCAAAGGAAAGGAGAGAGATGATCCAGAAAGAAGTTAGACAGCGGGAGGAAGAACTTCGGAGAGCTCGAGCCGTAGGACAGGGTGTCCAAGGGGCATGGACAAAGTGGGAAGGAGTACGAGAACGAAGGATAGCATGGAAGGAATTGTTCAGAGAGCCCCTAAAGACCacatttttgttaaaatctGTTTATGACCTCCTACCAACAGCTGTCAACTTGAAGAGATGGGGGAAGACAGACGAAGACAGATGTGTGCTCTGCGGAAAGAAAGGAAATTTAAGTCACATCTTGTCAAGCTGCCAGGTGGCGTTGAGCAGAGGGAGATACACATGGCGCCACAACCAAGTGTTAAAAGTCATTGTCAACGCGTTGGAAGAAGTGAGAGCAGAGAACAAGGGTAGACCAGGGAAAAGATTCCAGCCCATCAGCTTTGTAAAAGAGGGGGAGAAAGTGAAGAACATAGAGAAGAGGCATAGAGACCAACCAGGCATAATGTCAACAGCACATGATTGGGTCATACAAGCAGATATCGGGAAACAGCTTGAATTCCCAAAAGACATCATTACAACAAACCTGAGACCCGATATAATTATGTATTCCAGGAGGACTAAACAACTGGTGTTGATAGAACTCACCGTACCCTGGGAAGATAGGGTAGAAGAAGCCCAAGAGAGGAAACTTCAAAAGTACCAGGAGTTAGTAACCAGCTGCAGGGAAAGGGGGTGGAAAACAAGGAACTGCCCAGTGGAAGTCGGCTGCAGGGGGTTCATAGCTGAGTCTATGTGGAGAACCCTCGGGTTCCTCGGAGTGGTGGGAAAGAAGAGAAGGGACTTAACGCGGAAAATAACGGAGACAACACAAGAGGCGTCCTACTGGGTGTGGAAGCAGAGAGAAAGCAACTAG